From Centroberyx gerrardi isolate f3 chromosome 10, fCenGer3.hap1.cur.20231027, whole genome shotgun sequence:
TCGAAGCGACCTCAGTGCGACCTGGGCTTGACTCACCCAATAAAGACAACATTGGACATAAAACAGAGAACATATTCTTGGACAGAGCGCCCCTCTCTTACCGTACTGACGAACATCCACGCACATGGTGTCGATGTTGGTGAGGTTGGCCATGGGGGACCTCATGGCGGCACAGGTGGACCACATGTTGTAGAAGAGGAAGACTGGCACCGCGGAGAAGCCAAACACACCCAGCCAGGCCACACCCAGGATGTATGTGAGGAACACaaactgaccacacacacacacacacacacacacacacacacacggcacaatGTTAGCACCACAGGATAACCATAACACTGAATCACCTACACTACCAGctgaaaagtttggacacgtgcatttttctttatttttgctattttccacattttagaataatagaaAAAGACATCAaagctatgaaataacacaaatgggattatgcagcgaccaaaaatgtgttaaacaaatcaaaactatcttatattttagattctttaaagtagccgccctttgccttgatggaaaggcaaaggctttggaaagaaattcacacataggcatcaacttcactatttacatttgtctaaaaaacaaatttcaagcatttaagcataagacTTTACatcaaaatggttttaagatcatgaaaaacatagtacattcaatcaggtgtccaaacttttgactggtggtgtatATAATGATGACTATTACTCCTTCTCATCCTCGTTTTCCTCTCATTACCCCTTCACATCATCTTcatatgtgttttttgttttattattactatcacACTTCTCCCGTCTTTCTTTTACATGGAGTGTTACGGGCTATAGGGAGCGTTAAAACATCATGGTCAACACAGCGGGGTGGTGGTCACAGTAGCATACCATTCCACTGATGCAGCGTCCACAGATGGTGGTCTTGAACTCGCTATGCAGCTCCTTGACTGCGCTGGTCGTGTAGAAGCCCTCAGCCAGCAGAATGATCCCAtacaggaagaagaaggaggcgATGCCATAGATGACGTACTGCATCAGCTGTATTCTGTAAAGGAACGACACAACATGTCAAGCATAACCTCTCCGTCAGTTTGGGGTTAAACACACAGTAAGCCCAATTCAACGAATGTAACATTTTTTTCAGCCTCCAACGTGACTCCTGGAGAGACACACTAAAAATGTCAGGTAGAGTAATAGCATTTGACATACCGCAGCTAGGGACGGGGAAAGTACTGCCtaccattgttttgtttttttgggggttttgagTGGAATCTTGAAATCATCAGTAACTCGGGCTGATTAATCACAAACAGACGGCCCAAGAAGTGAAAAGAGACACCGAGCCCCTTACCCCAAGTGCAGAGATAACAGGTGATGCAATGTCTGGGGGAATCATCTGCCAAGAGACAGACGGCCTTGGTAGACATCTTAAATTAAACAGTGCACTTCAAGTCTACACTTGAGCAGCAACATAAAACATATGCTTGGTCCTGTCTCTTCTCATTCCTCTTTTATTGTCTAGACTAATGGATAGAGGGTAAAAAAGGTCCATATTAGGTCTGCTCTCCAGGATAAGGTGAAGTCGAGAAACATTATCAGCTAAAAATAGGCTGCATTAAGTCAACCTCATTAAAAGTGTGCGGTAACTCCATTGATCTGATTTATCTGCCTTGAGTTTAGGCCTCTAAGGGTCTCTTTGTTCATTGAGATGATTACGTGAGAACAAATTCTCCCACGACTACTGATATTGTTTGATGGATGGCTATTCCAACATGGATACAGTATTGTTTTGACAGGATGTGGTATCAGCTGTATCTGTTTGTCCGACATTGGCGAGCAGTACAGCCGTCCATGCAGCAGATATGAGGTGCGGCTGAGCAGAGGTCACTCACACGTCGGTCAGCATGGCGTGGTCACTGGCGATCTTGGAGAAGTGGTTTTCCAGGATGGTCACGGTGCCGGTGAGAGCCACATGGCCGCAGCCACAGAACAGGGCAACGCCGGAGAAGCACAGGATAGTGGCCACCAGCGACGCGTACGGCACCCCGCCTAAACATTTGATGCAGCACTCAAAGCAACCtgtgaaaaaatacaaagaGGACACAAGCGTAAGTTCATTTGATATGATAAAACAAGGTTTTGCTGAACAGCGAACCAAATCTCTTTACTCTACAAAGCCATATTAGTCAATTCAGTGTCAACATATGCCCATATAAGGGAGTGTGTTTCACTCTGCCCTTAACTGGGAACAGTTGTAACCCAGAAAGTGATCTCAGGGAAACTTAGTATGAGATAAAAAATTCTaattaatgaaatgaaaggtCTTTTTATTACTCATCTGGACTCTTAAAGAACATGGACTGACTGTTTCAAACATTAACTGGTTACAGAGCAAGAATAAATTGTCACCCTAAATACTGCAAAGCAACAATGCACATACAGCAAacaaatctgatcaaaataggTTTCATGACATTTGTCCATGGTCACGCGTCAGGTGGCCTGCTTCCTTTTTAGACTTGTGTGATGTGCAGTACCAGTCAGTACAGTATTCAGTatagcatgctgtgtgcagctgAGTTTGTACAGTCTACACAGCCATTACCATTTTATCTGACGATTCATCACCACACTTAAAGCGCACTAATGGCCATCCAACAAGTCAGAGCCATGGGTGTCGGCCAAGCTGTAATGGAAATCAATGGCAACTCGCAATGATAGAATGAAGTGACCCAGACGGGTCTGTCTACTCCAATGTATTCATATGGCTTGTGATATAGACCCAGTCACCACAGTGAGCTGTCTGTGGACACATGTAAACAGACCTCAATATGCTTCCAATCACATCCACATGTGTCTAGCAGGATGTTGGAGTGTAAGCACAAGGCTGAGATTTATAGGACATCCTGGTCAATGCCTGAGGTTCTTGCCTGTATACCTCATACGTAATATTGTAAACAAGTGTTTCAGAATGGCCTCTTCCAAATTAAGCCAATTTGCGCTGTTTTGGCCTTGAAAGAATTGCACTGACCTTCACAGAATAGGCCATGTACCAATTATATTCATAGCAAGCAGCCTGTGGATTCTGACAATCTTTTGATTTCAATGTGCTTTTCAATGAGACGTGTGTCTATattcacacacagcaacaatgcAAAATGCATCATCATTACCTGACTGTAGCCTGGGTAATGGAGATGACATGACAGGGTCCATTTGCAGTGCAAATAGGAAATTATCATTACCCAAGTTTCCATAACAGCTATTACACCAGACCAACAACATAAGAAGAGAACATTTTATGCCGTTTATACATCACTTCCTTCCTCATCTTCACAAGTTACCATAGAGGGATTTGTGACTTTACACATTCATCAAGGAACACataatacaaattaaaaaaaaacattgtaaaaaaTGTCTAATGACTAATCAACTGTTCAATATGTATAGAATAAGGCCATTTCTATTTGTGCTCTTTCTTGTATACTAGGAAGTTGAAAATAAGTGAACTGGGAAGCTGCAGACAGTATGAGCCTCTATTATTTCAACACAAATTTGCAGTTGTATCAGAGCAAGCAGAGATGCTTCAGAGATGCTTATCTATTTGCTTGCTTCCTGCATGAGGCGAGAATCCTGAAAGTTCATCTGTGTTTGAGCTCTTTGCTGTGGCAGAGGAAATTAAAACAGATATATTGCTGTCAGGACAATGGTTTTGCAGTCAGAAGGTTCATCCTGACTCTTTGTGTAGTACAGGGggataaaaacatttttgtccCAGGGTGGGTGAATAGGAGTTGCCATGGCAGCACGTTAACCACAACCCATTGAGTGTGCCCACAGCAGAGAGGCTAACTTCTACCGCAGCCCACATTTCTCTGATGAACATGTCGGGAAGGGTGAGTGGGCTGGAGTCAGAGCACAGAGCTCCACAGGATATTGAGCCCAGCCACAAAGTAAATACAGTCCATCCAACGGAGGAGCTGCTTTTGTAGTGGATGTCGCTGTCAGGTATTTTTGATCCGGGTGGCTGAACTGTATGTTGGCACACTATCCACTAACTCTCACAGTTTGAAGTCATGTAAGGTTGTTTCCCCCGCCTCACAACATACTTTTCTGGCGATGAAGTTCACCCTCCTGAAGAGATGAATTTTTTTCCATATGCCAAGCGTGGTAAAGATTTATCTCCGTAACAAAATTTCTCTAGTAATAAATGGGCAGATGAGTGACAGAGGCAATAACAACAGTCACACTGGTTTAATATGAATTCAGCTGAGCACAATCAGGTGTGACGTGTCACGGCTGGAACGCAGCATGATTGCCAACTCATTAAGTGTCTGTTTAGTTTCAAGCCCTGCCTTGAAATGCATCACATTTCCCATTAGATCGACTGTCTGCAGGCAGACAGCATGGTCCTGGATGCCATAATATCATCATGACAGTCAGTATCTGACAGCCCGGATCTTATTGCCTTTGACAATGAGAACATTTGTCATCAACACAATCTGTCATCTCTAAagctaaataaatcaaaactgaAGTATTAACGCATACAGGGAATCTATACCACCAGACTGGATTGCATTAAAGCATCACCTTGACCCTGTTACCCCACTCCCCTGGTGCCTGTCACAGAGAAGGTCAGACTGATATGTCAACATCTGCCATGCTTTTCTAACTGGGcccagtcagagagagaaaacgtaCATCATGGTTAAAAGCCACCAATCCATTTGATTAGTGTCCACTCCATAGTAGTGACCTGCTTTCCAAGCCATCTATCCATCCAGTCTGAGAATGTTGGTTAAACAACTGTAACTGTATATGCTGTCATGTGATCTCTGTAGCCCCTCTGCACTGTAGTGATACACCGTTGCTGCTCTGAATACTACTGTTAAACATCGGTCTACTAtggcatacaaacacacatccaacacacacatactgctgtGGTGAACAAAGATATTTTTCTCTCAATGGAGAGGTCCTGTGTCGCTGATTGGGTGTTATGTTTAATAACTCAATAAATCCAAGGTGGTGTTTTCACAGCTGGAGTGGACATGCTGGCTGGTTAGCACAGTTCTGTCTTGGCTGGCTGAAACAACGCTGGCACAAGGAAAGACCCTCTGACGTGTTTTAACTATTAGCAACCTCAAGAATACTTCTCTATTCACAAAGGGCCACTGTAAAAGCTTCAGTCTTGGTATTTGAcatggagggagacagaaacaacatcAAAGCGCCACACAAATCCTCAGCAGTCCTACACAAAGTCCTATAGGGATGCTAGTCTGGACCATCAGACTCACTCAGTAGATGGATTCAAAGCGGGCCTGGGATGTTGAAATAATCTCAGGGTCTGTGAGATATCATGTGAGTCATCACACAATCTGCATCATATAACCTTCCTACTTTATGGAAGGCTAACCACTTCAGAATCAATGCTAGACTGCAGGATGATCAAACTCAAAATGAAATTTCACTTATGAGAAACATTGTAGTATTCTTTGTCCAAgtcatttctatttttaatgTAATCCCCCTTCCTTTCCTGTTCATTTCTTCTAACTGACTAACTTTGGTTCAAAGGGGATAATGGATTATGTTGCCAATTAGATGGACCAAGTGACAGGGAATCATCTGGGAtgctgtactgtgtgtttgagAAGTATAAGGTCGGACCAAGTCAAATAAGGTCGGCTGGCCATTGAGCAGTAGCGACAACTCTACAGACAGCAACTCTCAGTAAACCTGCCACGCAGCACAGCTCAGGCTGTTCTCTCTAAGTGTAATGCGTTGGATTTCATAGTATACAGGCTATTACAGTCCAGGATTTCCTAAAGTCACCCTCCTCCACAGAGGATATCAGTGGGAGCTGATGGCTCTCTAcacaacaaacatacaaaatggATCCCACTGGCTCTGAATGGAGCGCTACAAATGAAAATCACGTTGGGccctttttctctctgatgACTTTCACATGGTCCCAGTCCCTGACTAATATCCTGGTTAGACCTCCAGCCACTTCAAGACTCGCCACTCGTCATCTCATCGCCAcatgaatgagagagggagggtggggatgagaaagagatagaaaaagagagcgagagagacagacagacaagttaACTTACTGCGTATAATGACAGTGTCAGGCAATGTTGTGGCCTTACTGCAGAGGCTAGACTTGCCACATCAGGATCACGAggcgagaggggagagaaagagtgtgtttgtgtgagaacgcctgtgtgtctgtgtgtgtgacagagagtgtgagagagacagagagaaatagagagagggacagaaagagagagagtccaaAAAGCCCTGATACAAAGAGCCAGTGTGTGCAGCCCTAGACTGTCCATCACGCTGGGCTCTCAGGGGCCATTCAGAGCGGCACTGAACCACGGCCCCGCTCTTCCGGCCCGCAGGCTGGGGGCCCAGGACAAGCCCACCGCTGAGCTCCATCCTGTGTGCCCCTCCAGCGCAGCACACAGCACAGCCACAATGGGCCACAGTGGAAATGGGTGGCAGCCACTTCACACTCCAGGAGGATCCTGTTTGTCAAAGCGTCTCAAATCGTCCAACGTGTGAATGAGGAGGCTGATTAAGACCAACACGAGGAGTGCAGGCAAGCTGGCGTAgtggatgagagaaagagagggggagagagaaagagagagagagaggcagacagctagacagagTGACCGAGAAAATGAGGGTGAACCCCGTGTCTCATCGCCGCGGTTTCTCACCGCTCCATCACACGAAACCCTTCCAGCTGGCCCTGCTTCATCACCGCCCTCCATCCTTCAACATCTGCCGTCACGTGAACACGGCCTGTCAGCACGCCAACGCACCAGACCGCTGACATCTTCCCGACAGCTGGGACCCTCAGTGGAAAAAGAGGGGGGTAAAATGTCTAAAGCCTCGCTTGTTTAGGTACCTGCACAGAGAGATATCAGCTGGATTTGATCGGGAGAGCAGCAGACGTTCAGACAAACATCACGTACTCAGACATGCATGGGTATTCAtgccagacacaaacacagacacacacacacacgtaaacatcACACACTCATACGTGCATAGGCATACATGTCAGACACAAACACGCCCCcacccacagacacagacaaacacaggagacagacacacacgcaaagaaatacacacagacacacacacacacacaaacacaactctCCAGTCTCGTTCCTGAGTCCTGAACGACAAACAGGCTCCCAGCTCTGATCAGTCAATAACGCCATCCAGTCCTAATCTTACATCCAGGCTCATTGCTGACAGATGTGCCTGTTTGCAGCTAATGCtaagtgttgttgttttgctgctCCAGTGGGGCGAGCCGCCAAAACACCATTTATGAGAAGCAGTCTGATTTTCCACACTCTCCACGGCAAAAGGAACAACACTTAAAAATGCCATAATGGCCATAATGGTCATTCTCGAGGGACTGAGAGATCTGAGGCTGCAAATCCATCTAAAGTGGTCTCGCCGTTTACTTATCTAACAAGGGAAACATACACTCTGTCAGCTAATAGCTGGTGACTGCAGCTCACCCATGGCTGTGTGTGGAAGGCGCTGGGTTGAGGGAGACATGTGCGCTTCATGAATAATGGCCACTGATGGCCGTGATGGCTCATAaattttatatgtgtgtttggggacggggaggggggtaaatatgtgaacatgtgtggTGTAATGTTTCATGTAAATAAGGGGAGAGAACTAAACAGAGCGCAGAACTCCCTTCTGTAGTCTTGCCAACAGTGTTAGTGTTGCGCGTGGAAATCACCCAACCATCCACAGCAACAGTCCTGTTACAACTTTCCACTTGATCAGAGTACAGAAAGTGACGTGAGAATACAGAAAACCCAAATGAATAGTTAAGCAATGTAAGTAGATCCATTTTGGAAGAAAGGTTGAAttttatcattcagtatctctataATACAGATGATCCACACTGtcattattttgtcaaccaaggacttactTTACCTCTCAttgtttaaaaagtgctataatttgtttaaatttttaaaatgaatcattttgtaagagtaagtgtcatttttcagataatggatgtctcattttggagtaAAACTCTTCAGATATACAAATGTAGGCAATGTTAAATACCATTAATCTGCCAAACAtcatcaataaaacatcacagtgtgGTTAAGAAGTTACTGCCTTCCTTTCCTTATCACTGAATTAATACTACATCATTAAATGAGCCTCACAGACAACCACAGCATCATTACTTGGGAACGTGTGCTCGTCTGAAACAGTGCGATCTTTAACCTGGAGGAGGCAGCCAGAACAAAGAGCAAAGGAAAAATCAATGATTCCTGCTGATTCCTACAAGGGGGGTTGAGCATGTTTACGACCGGTTACTAATGTGAACCGGTAGCTTATGTGAACACTTAATTCTCCCATAGTGGcgcctctcttgctctctctctcactcattctttCTCAGTAGTGTAAAGTCACGGCTGTCTACGTGTGAGAGTGGTGATGTTTGGTGCGTCTATCTTTGTCCTTGCCAGCCTCTTATTCACCTCATTAATCACCAATCCCCCTGAAAGAACAACTCAAACACACCCTGAGGATTGATTGATTTACTGTTGATGCTGCAACAGGCTCTTTGTCCTTAATAGTGAAACTATTATAATAACGATAACGACGAACGGTAACATCCCTCACGCTGGAGGAGCATGGGCTGTTGAAAACATCCCACAGACATAAGATAATTAGATCACGACATAAACACAAGTAGCGCTGGCAAAATAGACTTGATGCCCTCCACTACAACGTATAGGCAGTGATGCACGATCTGCAACCGGAACATCAACAGTTATGCACACACAACCAATACAGCCTGCACTGAAACAAGGAGGCGATGCTAAAAATTGAAATTTCTCTGAGCAGAGCAATAAGACAATGACTATTTGAATTAGTCCCTGCTGAGCGGAGTCTACCCGCCTATTGTGCGGGGTGAAACCAAGCAGGCTCAAGTAGGTTAAAGCCCCAGTAAACAAAGCAGTGAAAGGAACTAAACTGGCCCTTTGTGAGTGCTCATTGGTACCTCTTTTGTCCTGCCTCTGCTCTTGGTTTTCTTCTGATGTAGTTTCCATGGTTGTTTTTCTCCCATCCAACAAAAATGCTTCCTTTCAGCAAattctctcttcctatctcctccttactctctcccctctcgctccctccttcactcactctcttccccgctcgctctctctctctctctctctctctctctctctccctctctccctctctccctctctctctctctctctccctctctctctctctctctctctctcccgtgtTGTCCTGATTGACGAAGGCACGGCTCCTCTGTATATCGCGGGTCCTTTCCAAGATGCAGAGGTCTTGTCAGATGGGATTTGGTTGAGCTTAGTGCACGCTGCCAGCTAACCTCATGCCCCGGCCATACGTCACTTGAAATCCAGTTTCACAGGAAATATTGTGCATCTGCTCTATTTGCACGGATTGTTTTGGGATTCAGTTTGGGTCCGATTCATTTCGTCCACttaacgacacacacacacacaaacacacaaatccttGCCCATCCCCTGAAGATACTCCCTCCTCTGAGgcgtccctgtccctgtccctgtctctgtctcggAGTGGAATGGAGTGGCACCATGAATAGCAATTTCGGGGGCTGGCTGGCTAGTGAGAATGGGCTTGTTACATCAGAGAAGGGGATGTGTGTGGGAGAGTAGGGAGCCCCTCCTTTGGTCGGGGCGCAGTGGATGAAAGCCCTACTCTGTGCTGTGTGTAGGCTGGGGCAGAATGCATGTCAGCACACAATCACCTTTCTCTATTTCCCATCTGACCACAGTGCAGGAGGGGGGGTGAATGGGTGGAAGGGTAGTGGGGTTgcggggctgtgtgtgtggggggggtgagcCCTTCATCTTCTGATTCGCACCATATGCCCCCTGCTCCTGAGGCATACATTAGCAACCTCTGACCGCTGTCTTCCCTCCATCTGGTGACTTCTAACTCACATAAAAGGACACAGGAAAGAGGGGCAGATCGCCATTCTCCTAACAGGGAGAGGGACGCTCCTCTGGGCTTAtacaaacaacagaggaaacagcatcTGAGAATGAGAGAACAAGAAAATAGGAAGGGGAGAAGCATCGCGAAATTGAAGAAGGGTGAGGGAGCTGATAAAAGAGGGAAAAAGTGAGAGGAtgccagaaaaacaaagagaggagcGTGAAACAACAGAGGGACTGCTCGTTaaacacagcacagacagagagagatggatggagagagatgaccagagacagagagagggagacacacacacacacacacacacacacacacacatacagatagtGAGGGAGACGGGGAAGAGGGGGcttggctgtgtttgtttggCAGAGGCAGGCTGAGGAGCCCCAGAGGCATGCTAATGAGAGAGGGAGCTTTCAGTGGGACGTCCTGCTGGAGTGGTGCTGGAGTGGGGTCTTCTCACGGATACCAGACctcagagaggagggggagcagcaggggggggggagccTCAGGGGTCAGGGAAGTGAACTTAGCGGGGATCCCACAACAACAAATGCTGCGC
This genomic window contains:
- the gpm6bb gene encoding glycoprotein M6Bb isoform X3; the protein is METTSEENQEQRQDKRGCFECCIKCLGGVPYASLVATILCFSGVALFCGCGHVALTGTVTILENHFSKIASDHAMLTDVIQLMQYVIYGIASFFFLYGIILLAEGFYTTSAVKELHSEFKTTICGRCISGMFVFLTYILGVAWLGVFGFSAVPVFLFYNMWSTCAAMRSPMANLTNIDTMCVDVRQYGIIPWNATPGKACGSTLGDICNTSEFYLSYHLYIVACAGAGATVIALLIYMMATTYNFAVLKFKSREDCCTKF
- the gpm6bb gene encoding glycoprotein M6Bb isoform X1, whose protein sequence is METTSEENQEQRQDKRGCFECCIKCLGGVPYASLVATILCFSGVALFCGCGHVALTGTVTILENHFSKIASDHAMLTDVIQLMQYVIYGIASFFFLYGIILLAEGFYTTSAVKELHSEFKTTICGRCISGMFVFLTYILGVAWLGVFGFSAVPVFLFYNMWSTCAAMRSPMANLTNIDTMCVDVRQYGIIPWNATPGKACGSTLGDICNTSEFYLSYHLYIVACAGAGATVIALIHFLMILSANWAYLKDASHMHAYQDIKMKEERELQDITSRSKECLNSYT
- the gpm6bb gene encoding glycoprotein M6Bb isoform X2, whose product is MGCFECCIKCLGGVPYASLVATILCFSGVALFCGCGHVALTGTVTILENHFSKIASDHAMLTDVIQLMQYVIYGIASFFFLYGIILLAEGFYTTSAVKELHSEFKTTICGRCISGMFVFLTYILGVAWLGVFGFSAVPVFLFYNMWSTCAAMRSPMANLTNIDTMCVDVRQYGIIPWNATPGKACGSTLGDICNTSEFYLSYHLYIVACAGAGATVIALIHFLMILSANWAYLKDASHMHAYQDIKMKEERELQDITSRSKECLNSYT